A genomic window from Gossypium hirsutum isolate 1008001.06 chromosome D10, Gossypium_hirsutum_v2.1, whole genome shotgun sequence includes:
- the LOC107914227 gene encoding serine/threonine-protein kinase D6PK, translating into MESLVISSPKSQNPGSGIANSSSASTSGTLSSSRPPSPKQSGNEGPSSTSHGTTLSQGIRIIRHPNGSIGYQKHPCKTAYDNLQHEELPNMGKLYYVPSKGKSESVGKDEVLISTQMKVLTVESKSSSFKHPIGDHMSLNSSGSLESENVLPGSCKGGVVQLNNHTGSEHEPNFCLTPSHSVCTGTTYTEAKPSFTNTEISNSCDVVESRKTSMYRGSTGSDVSDESGSSCLSSAIYKPHKANDIRWEAIQAVRSRKGDLDFKHFRVLRRLGCGDIGSVYLSELTGTQTYFAMKVMDKALLASRKKLLRAQTEREILQSLDHPFLPTLYTHFETEKLSCLVMEFCPGGDLHALRQRQPGKHFSEQGARFYVAEVLLALEYLHMLGIIYRDLKPENILVREDGHIMLSDFDLSLRCAVSPTLVKSSNSTLESKHSLYCAQPACIEPTCVVQPDCIQPACFGPRFFSSKPKKEKKNKVKIETGHQVSPLPELIAEPTNARSMSFVGTHEYLAPEIIKGEGHGSAVDWWTFGIFLYELLFGKTPFKGNGNRATLFNVVGQPLRFPEYPNVSFAARDLIRGLLVKEPQHRLAYRRGATEVKQHPFFQSVNWALIRCANPPEVPKQAMMETPMNNKGPGLDVKPSGNYLEIDFF; encoded by the exons ATGGAATCACTTGTTATTTCTTCACCCAAGAGCCAAAATCCTGGTTCTGGTATAGCCAACAGTAGCTCTGCTTCGACATCCGGGACGCTGAGTTCTTCCCGGCCTCCGTCTCCGAAACAATCCGGGAACGAAGGGCCGTCTTCTACATCGCACGGTACTACTCTTAGTCAAGGAATAAGGATTATTCGGCATCCGAACGGTTCTATAGGCTATCAAAAGCATCCATGCAAAACAGCCTATGACAACTTGCAGCATGAAGAATTGCCTAATATGGGAAAATTGTATTACGTTCCGAGTAAGGGGAAATCCGAATCAGTGGGAAAGGACGAGGTTCTTATTTCGACCCAGATGAAGGTGTTGACAGTGGAAAGTAAATCTAGTAGCTTCAAACATCCCATTGGTGATCATATGAGTTTGAATTCAAGTGGTTCATTGGAATCTGAAAATGTTCTACCAGGTTCATGTAAAGGAGGTGTTGTGCAGTTGAACAACCATACCGGATCTGAACATGAACCGAACTTTTGTCTGACTCCTTCGCATAGTGTGTGCACCGGCACAACTTATACTGAAGCCAAACCAAGTTTCACCAACACAGAAATTAGTAATTCGTGTGATGTGGTCGAGAGTAGGAAGACAAGCATGTATCGAGGGAGTACTGGCAGCGATGTTAGCGATGAAAGCGGCTCTAGTTGTCTAAGCAGTGCCATCTACAAGCCCCACAAAGCAAATGATATAAGATGGGAAGCAATTCAAGCTGTGAGATCCCGAAAGGGAGACTTGGACTTTAAGCACTTTAGGGTGTTGAGGAGACTCGGATGTGGGGATATAGGCAGCGTTTATCTATCGGAATTGACCGGCACTCAAACTTATTTTGCGATGAAGGTTATGGATAAAGCTCTTTTGGCGAGTCGTAAGAAGCTGCTCCGAGCCCAGACAGAAAGAGAGATTCTGCAATCTCTGGACCACCCCTTCCTACCGACCTTGTATACGCATTTTGAGACAGAGAAGCTGTCTTGCTTGGTCATGGAGTTCTGCCCTGGAGGAGATTTGCACGCACTCAGGCAAAGACAACCTGGAAAGCACTTTTCAGAGCAAGGTGCCAG ATTTTATGTGGCGGAAGTTCTCCTTGCTTTGGAGTATCTTCACATGCTTGGGATCATATACAGAGATCTTAAGCCGGAGAACATTTTGGTGAGAGAAGATGGACATATAATGCTTTCGGATTTTGACCTCTCTCTTAGATGTGCTGTCTCTCCTACTCTGGTCAAATCCTCGAACTCGACCCTGGAATCAAAACATTCCTTGTACTGTGCTCAACCTGCATGCATTGAGCCAACTTGTGTGGTGCAGCCGGATTGTATCCAACCTGCATGTTTTGGACCACGTTTTTTTTCAAGCAAGccgaagaaagaaaagaagaacaaagTAAAGATCGAAACGGGCCATCAAGTGAGTCCGCTTCCTGAGCTCATAGCAGAACCTACCAATGCTCGATCGATGTCCTTCGTGGGCACTCATGAATACTTGGCACCGGAGATCATTAAAGGTGAAGGGCACGGAAGTGCTGTAGACTGGTGGACATTTGGGATCTTTCTATATGAACTTTTGTTCGGTAAAACCCCATTCAAGGGCAATGGTAACCGGGCAACTCTCTTTAACGTGGTTGGCCAGCCATTGAGATTTCCAGAGTATCCAAATGTAAGCTTTGCTGCTAGGGACTTGATTAGAGGTTTACTTGTAAAGGAACCGCAGCATCGGCTTGCTTATAGGCGTGGGGCTACCGAAGTTAAACAGCATCCATTCTTTCAGAGTGTGAATTGGGCACTCATTCGATGTGCAAATCCACCCGAAGTGCCAAAGCAAGCCATGATGGAAACACCTATGAATAACAAGGGTCCGGGTTTAGATGTGAAGCCTTCAGGTAATTATTTAGAGATTGATTTCTTTTGA